GCCAGCGCTGTTCCACCGGCTGGTAGGGGTCGGTGTTGGTGCCCATGGCGATAGGCTGGCAGCGATAGCCGGGCCGGCGCAACTCCCCGGCCAGCAGGGCGGCGGCGTCCGGCTTGGCAAAGAGCCGGCTCTCGAAGTCCAGCCCCGGCGACAGGCCCAGGTAGGCGTGGGTGGGGCGGGCGAAGCAGTAGACGCAGCCGTGCTCGCAGCCGCGGTACGGATTGATGGAGCGGTCGAAGGGAATGTCCGGCGAGCGGTTGTAGGTGATCACCGTGCGCGCCGCATCCATCGCTACGGTGGTGCGCAGCGGCGGCGCCTCGGCGTCCAAACTGCCCCAGCCGTCGTCGAGCGCGGCGCGGGTGCGGGATTCGTAGCGGCCGTCGGGGTTGCTGCCGGCGCCGCGGCCCTTGGGCTTGCGATCGGCTGGCTTCATGGGGAGATTTTAACATGATACCCGGTGCCGCGGTGACTGCCAAAGCAAAAGGGCGGCCTATGGCCGCCCCGGTGCGGGCCGGTCAGCGCCGGCGTCTGGACAGGTACAGGACGGACAGGGCGAGCAGGCCGAGCAGGGTGGGATCGAATCTGGTCCCGGCAGCGAGGACGCAGCCGCCGCCCGCCGTGCTGCCGCCAGCAGCCAAGCCCGATGCCGCGCTGCCACTGCTGGCCGGCTGCAGAGGGGGGCGACCGCCGGCCGGCAGCGGCGCGTTGGCCGCATCCAGACCCTTGAGCGGCTGGATCTCCGGATTGCCGAACAGGGGCGGCGGCAAGGGATCCAGCAGGCGGATGCGGTTCAGCTCCGGGGTCACGGTGCGGTTGGGCAGGGATTGCAGGTAGCGTACCACCACCTCGGTGGCATCCAGCGGCCGGCCGCCGTCATCCTTCAGTACTCGGATGTGGTTGGCGGGTGTGAGATTCACCAGCTTGGGATCGACGTCGTAGTAGTAGGAGGCGTAGGTATACGTGACGTTGGGATCCAGCGGCATCCAGGCTTGGTTCTGCCGGTTGAAGACCTGCACGTTCGAGAAGCGGCTGCCTGCGCTGTGGTAGGGATGAAGGTCGGCCCGGACGCCGCTGTAGCCGAACAGCCAGCCTCCCGACCAGATGCTGACGTCCGGATTCAGGGAGCCGTCGGCAGCGTTTTCCATCTGAGCCTTCAGTTGCCGTCCCTGGATCTCGCCGACGGCGATCTGGGCGCCAATGGGCATGAAGTGGTAGAGATCGGCCAGGGTGATGGGACCGGGGCCACGTGGGTGCCGTAGCGGAAGCCGCGGATGGCGCCGATCTCGGCGCCCGTCATGCTGCGGAAGGCGTCGGCCAGGAAATCGTGGGACGAGCCCTCGATGACCCCGGGCATGCCCTCGGTGGAAAAATTGCCGCGGTAGAGGGGCACCTGGGTGTAGCCGACCACGGTGTCGAGGGGCTGCTTCAGCACGCTGCCATTGAAGGGGTTGATGTGCGGGGTGAAATCGGGGCCGCTGACGAAGCTTTTGCGCACCTCGCGCACCAGCGCCGCGATGCCGGGATCTTCGGCCAGCCGGTCGTCAATGACGTGGGCCTGCCAGCGCCAGCTGCTCAACTTGCCGTTGCTGACCTGGAGCTGGAGCTCGCCCAGGAGAGTGCCGTCCTGGCCGACCTCGGAGATGATAGTGCCGGTTTTCGTGACGACCGGCTTGATGGTGGCCTCGTGCATGTCCGCGGACAGGATGACGTCCACGCCGGGATGGCTTTCCGCCAGGCGGATGTTGTCGGCCAAACCCAGTTCGGACACCATGACCACGAGGTCCACCTTCTCGCGCTCGCGCAGCACGGGAATGAGCTCTGCCAGCTCCGCGTCGCCCGGGGTGAATTTGAATCCTTGGGTTGTGCTGTTGAGGATGGGAATGCCGCGAAAGGTGGTGAATCCCAGGATGCCGATGCGCAAGCCGCCTACTGGGCGAATCTCGTAAGGCGGCAGGACCCGCTGCCCGCTCCAGGCGGCGTAAGGGGCGCCGTCGTAATAGAGATTGGCGGCCACGGCATGCCAGGGCGCTTTGCGGCTGGCCGGGCAGAAGAGCTCCTGAAAGCGTTGTGTGCCATAGAGAAAATCCCAGTTGCCCGGGGCGAAGGCATCGATGCCGAAGCGGTTCAGGACATCGACCATGGCCTGGCCGCGGGTGAACAGGGTCTCGGCCGAGCCTTGGATCGTGTCGCCGGTATTGATGAGCAGGCTGTCGCGCGCCCGGCTGCGGATCTCCTGGATCTGGGTATAGAGCCGGGCCAGACCGCCTTCCAGGCGGCCGGAGCTGTCGCTTCTGACGTTCGGTCGGGGGACCAGATGGCCGTGCAGATCGCCGATCTGAATCAAAGTGACGGTGCCGTTGCCGGCGGCAAAGGCCGGAACCGCGGCGAGGATCAGGAAAAGGATGGCAAAACAAGGCGTAAGACGTCTCATAGCGCTCCTCTGGATTTTTGGCGGTGAGGACGGTTTCTTGCGGACTACGAGGAAAGCTTGCTTGTCAGGCGGGGATGGATGCCGAGACAAACCTCCAATGGGCAGGGTACAACTTTGGGATTAGTACTTTGGGCTTAGCCGCGCGGGTGGCGTTACCCTAACCCAGCTGTACAGAGGCGGGAAGGCAACCAATGGGGGATTGACGGATTTTTGACGCTTCGCTGGGGGGGCAAGGCATCAGCTTCGGCTTGCCGACGGCTCTTCCTCCCAGGCTTGTTCCAGGCGAGGATAGGCCTGCTCGAAGGGTTCCCCTGCCCGCAGGGCGGCGATGAGCTGCCGCAGGCCCTCCAGCCCCACCCAGGCATGCCAGCGCGCCACCTCCTGCTTTGAGGTGCCGTAGGAAAGCTGCTTGCCGTGGCTGCCCGGGCCGGTCACCCGCAGCCAGCCGCTGCGGGTAGCCAGGGCACTCAGGGCGGGTGCCCGGCTGCCCCGCGCCGTCGCCGCCAGCCACTTTTCCCGGGTGAACTCGGGATCCTGGCTGATCAGGACCGCCAGCCCCTCGCTGAACCAGGGCGGCACCGGCCAGGCCGGCACGGGGCCCAGGCGTGCGGCGAACTCCAGGTGCGCCAGCTCGTGGCTGATGGTGGTGGCGTTCAGGGCGCGAGGGGACAGCAGCATGTGGGAACGCAGGCTGACCGCCCGGCCGCGGATGCCGCCGAACAACTGGTAGCAGTCGTCGCTGGCGCAGGCCACGATGGTGGGCTTGGCGAGAAGCCCGCCATAGAAGGCGGCCACGCGCCGGCGGGCCACTGCGGCGGCCCTGAGCAACTGTGCCTTCTGGCTGGAACTCAGTTCGGGGTCCGCGTACACGCTGGGGGCGAGCCGCTCCAGGCCGTGATAGGAGGGACCCAGCAGCAGGCCGTACTGCAGCCGGGTGCAGCCCGACAGCAGGAGCAGGGCCAGCAGGGCGAACGCGGGCGCGGTGCTGCGTGCCATTCTTGTCATGTGTCTGCCGGATCCTGCCTTACCCGTTGCCAAGGGATAGCTTAGTATAAGACGACCAACGGTGAACGAGGCCCCCTATGGATCTGGATGTGCCTTCGGCCTGGGCGCGCTCGGCGGACAGCATCCTGCGGCGGCGCCGGGGCAGGATTCTGGTGTTGGGCGCCGTCGACCGCGGCAAGAGCAGTTACTGCGCCTTCCTCGGTCAGCGCATCCTGGCGGCCGGCGGCACGGCGGCCGTGGTGGACGCGGATGTGGGGCAGAAGGACATCGGCCCGCCGGCCTGCATCACCCTGGGCTATCTCGAGCCCGGGCGCCCGCTGGCTGCGCTCGCGCCGGCGGCCTTCTATTTCGTCGGCGCGGTCAGCCCGACGGGACACCTGCTGCCCATGCTGGTGGGCGCGCGGCGTCTGCTGGACGAGAGCCGGGCCGCATTCACCGTGATCAACACCGCCGGGCTGATCCACGGCGCCGGGCGCGTGCTGGCGGGCTATCTCATCGAGGCGCTGCGGCCGGACGTGATCGTGGCCATCGCCAGGGGCCCGGAGCTGACCGCCGTGCTCCGGGCCTACCGCGATCAGCCGGTGCTGCATTTGACGCCCTCGGTCAGGGCGGTGCCGAAGACGCCGGCGCAGCGCCGGGCCGCCCGCGAGGCCGCTTTCCGCCGCTATTTCGCCGGTGCCTGCGAACAGGTCCTGCCCTTGGGTGCTCTGCTGTTCCAGCGCGGACTGCTGTTCACCGGCAAGCCCTTGCATGATCCCGCGCAGGTGCATGCGGAAAGGACGGCGGAGGGCGTGGTGAGCGTGCCGGCCGGCTTCGAGCGCGATCGCCTGTGCGGCCTGGCGGATCGGCACGGCAACGGCCGGGGGCTGGCGCTCATCCAGGGCATCGATTTCGCCGCGGGCCGCATCGCTCTGCGCACGCCGGTGCCGTCGCGGGCCATCCGCGCCGTGCAGTGGGGCGATCTCCGCCTGGATGCCGAGGGCCGCGAGCTGGAACGGGCCGCGCCCATCCCCTGATGTCGTCCGCCCAAGGGTCGACGGCGGCGCGGCAAGCGGGCTTGCATCATCTCTCCGCAGGAGGTGCCATGTACGCTGAATGTGCCGTTCGCCTCGTTCGAAAGCGCAAAGCTGCGCGCGGTGGGCCATGAGGGCCCTGTTCCATCCGCAACTGGTCAATGAGCCCTTCGGCGACGCCGGGCTGTACGTGGACCTCCTGTTCGAGCGGCGGGCCCTGCTCTTCGACCTGGGCGAGATCCAGCCGCTGCCGCCCCGCAAGATCCTGCGCATCAGCCATGTCTTCGTGTCCCACACCCACATGGACCACTTCATGGGATTCGACCGGCTGCTGCGCATCTGCCTGGGGCGGGACAAGGGGATGCAGCTCTTCGGCCCGCCGGCCTTCATCGATCAGGTGGAGCACAAGCTGGCCGCCTACGCCTGGAATCTGGTGCACAACTACGCCAACGACTTCACCCTGACCGTGACCGAGCTGCATCCGGACGGCACGGCGCAGCGGGCCGCCTTCCACGTGCGCACGGGCTTCCGGCGCGAGGTCCTGGCCGGCGCTGTCATCGAGGATGACGCGCTCCTGGACGAGGCAAGCTTTCGGGTGCGCTGTGCCTTCCTGGATCACCGCATCCCCTGTCTCGGCTTTGCCTTGGAGGAAAAGCAGCACATCAACGTCTGGAAGAGCCGGCTGGCGGAACTGGGGCTGCCGGTCGGTCCCTGGCTGCATGAGCTGAAGCTGGCGGTGGCGCGCGGGCTGGCCGACGACGTCCCGTTTCGCGTGTGGTGGCGCGCGGCGGATGGCCTCCGCGAGCGCCATCTGCCGCTGGGGCTGTTGAAGGAACGGCTGCTGCGCATCGTGCCCGGACAGAAGATCGGCTACGTGGTCGACACCATCTGCTCCGAGGAGAATGCCCCACGCATCGTCGCATTGGTGCAGGGGGCGGACCAGCTCTTCATCGAGACGCCGTTCCTGCATGAGGACCTGGCGCATGCCCGGGACAAGTACCACCTCACCGCCCGGCAGGCGGGCCTGCTCGCCCGCGAAGCCGGCGTCAAGCGGCTGATGCCGTTCCACTTCTCGCCGCGCTACCTGGGCCGCGAGGCGCTGCTGCGCCAGGAGGCCGAGGCGGCGTTCGCCCGCTGACGCAAAACGCCCGGCCGGAGCCGGGCGGTGGAACCGTGCAAGGCGGAGCGGGCTCAGGGCAGCCTGCACCCCTGCAGCGGCTGCAGCTCGGTGTTGCCGAAGGCCGCTTTGGGCAGCGGATTCAGCAGCCGGATGCGCCGCAGCTGCGGGTCGGCGGTCTTGTTGGGCAGAGTTTGCAAATAGCGCACCACCACTTCCGTGGCGTCCAGGGCCTCGCCGCTGTCGTCCTTGACCACGCGGATGAAGGTGCCCGGTATCTGCGGGCAGTCGCAGCCGTTGATCAGCTCGGCGTCGTTGGCATACCAGTAGCCGGCGTAGCTGTAGATGGCCTCCGGGTCGAGGGGCTTGCCGTTGACGCGGATGTTGCTGGCCCGGAAGCCCTGGGGCTTGTAGGGATCGAAATCCATGGTGATGCCGCTGTAGTTGAAGAGCCAGCCGCCGGTCCAGCGGCCCACGTCGGGGTCGAGCACGCCGTTGGCGGTGTTCTCGATCTGCCGCTTCAGGAAGCGGCCCTGGATGCGCACCACGCCGATCTGCGCGCCGATGGGCATGAAGTGGTACAGGTCCTCCATGCGGATCGGCCCCGGCGCCACCTGGGTGCCGTAGCGGAAGCCGCGCATGGCGCCGATATCGGCCTTGGCCATGGCGCGGAAGGCGTCGGTCAGGAAGTCATGGGACGAGCCTTCGATGGCGGCCGGCATGGCGGCGTTGGTGAAGTTGGCGCGATGCAGCGGCACCTGGGTGTAGCCGACCACGGTATCGATGGGCCGCTGCAGGCGCGTGCCGTTGATGGGATTGATGTGCTGCACGAAATCGGGACCGGCGACGAAGGTCTTGCGCACCTCCTTGACCCGGGCGGCGACCTGCGGATCTTCCGGCACGCGCTCGTCGATGTCGTGCATCCGCCAGTGCCAGCCAGCCATGCGGCCGTTCCGCACCTTGACCTTCAGCTCGCCCAGCAGGGTGCCATCCTGGCCCTCCTCGACAATCACGGTGCCGCCGCGGGTCACCACCGGCTTGCGCGTCTCCTCATGCATGTCCGAGGACAGGATCACGTCGATGCCCGGATAGGTTTCGGCGAGATGAACGTTTTGGGCCAGGCCCAGCTCCGAGGCGACCACCAGCAGGTCCACCCGCTCCTGCTGGCGCAGGATGGGAATGAGCTGCGCCAGCTCGCTCTCGCCGCGGGTGAAGACGAAGCCCTTGCTCACCATGCGGCCCACCGTCTGCGGTCCGCGGTCGGAGGTGAAGCCGAGAATGCCCACCTTCAGGTTGCCAACCTGCTTGATGAGGTAGGGCGGCAGCACGCGCTTGCCGGCGCTTTCCGGAAAGAAGGTGTAGGGATCCTCGTCGGTGCTGACGTAGTACAGATTGGCGGCGACGGCGTTCCAGTTCGCCTTGGGCGCCGGGCCGGCGAAGAGCTCGCGAAAGCGCTGGCTGCCGTAGACGTAGTCCCAATTGCCGGGCACGTAGGCATCGATGCCGAACGGATTCAGGATGTCGACCATGGCCTGGCCGCGGGTGAAGAGGGCTTCGGCGGAGCCTTGGATCGTATCGCCCGTGTTGACCAGCAGGGAATGCGGCTCCCGGGCGCGGATTTCCTGTATCCGGGCGTGGAGGCGCGCCAAGCCCCCCGCCGCGCGGCCGCTGCCTCCCTCGCGCACGTTGGCGTGGGGAATCAGGTGGCCATGCAGATCGCCCATGTGGATCAAAGTGACTTCTCCGCTGCCGGCCAGGGCCGGCTGGCTGAGGAGCAGTACCAGGAGGGGCAAGAGTTTCAGTAAAATAGGGGGTTTCATCCGTACTTCCATTGAGCAATGTGAATGAGATCTAATGGCATTGCCATGGATTAGCACGGATCGTGCCACACATCGAAAAGGCCCGATTCCAGCCGATTCAGGGGCTTAGCGGCCCGCGCAGGCGGGAGTGCGCCGGGCGGTGGCCGAAACGGGACGCCGGCGCCCCGAACGGGCCAGCGCCTTGGGATCGGCCTTGCAAAGAGAACCGAAGGAGTTGGGTATGACGGAGCTGCCGCGTCAGCTCTACCGCGCCGATCAGGTGCGCGAGCTGGACCGCATCGCCATCGAAGCATACGGCATTCCCGGGGCCGTGCTCATGGAGCGGGCGGGCCGGGCTGCGTTTGCGCGGCTGCGTGCCCGGTGGCCGGGGGCGCGGCACGTGACCGTGATCTGCGGGGTGGGGAACAATGCCGGCGATGGTTTCGTGCTGGCGTGCCTGGCCCACGAGGCGGGCCTGACGGTGACGGTGCTGCAGGTGGACGACGGCGCACGGCTGCGGGGCGACGCGCTGGCGGCGCAACGGCGCCTGCAGGCCGCCGGGGTGGCGGTCCAGCCTTTCGCGCCCGCGCGCCTGCAGGACGCGGACGTGCTAGTGGACGCCCTCTTCGGCACGGGCCTGGACCGGCCGCTGGCCGGCGCGTGGCGGGCGGCGGTCGAGGTCATCAATGCCGCCCCAATGCCGGTGCTGGCCCTGGACATCCCCTCGGGCCTGCACGCGGACACCGGTACGGTGCTGGGCGCGGCAGTGCGGGCGGCGCTCACCGTCACCTTCATCGGGCTCAAGCTCGGCATGTTCCTTGAGGCGGGGCCGGTTTGTTGCGGGGAGATCCTGTACGACGACCTGGGGGTGCCGGCGGCGGTCTTCGAGCGCGTGCAGCCCGCCGGGTTCAGATGAGGATCAGCGGCCAATCAGGCCGTGCCCTCCAGTTCGGCCACGTAGCGTCCGTGGAAGACCACTGCCGGCTCGCCGTCCGCGGCAATTTCCGCATGCAGGGCCAGGCGAGCTTTGCCTCTCTTCAGCAGCGTCTTTTTGAACTGCTCCAGTTCCCGCGCTTCCGGCCGTCGGCAGGCGGCCTCGAAATCCCGCGTCACCGGCCGGCGATAGGCGATGGTGCTTTCCTGGATGACCACCTGGGCGGACACCCCCATCTCCCGCAGCAGCACGAAAAGCATGCCCCAGCCCGCCAGAGTCGCCACCGCATTCAGGCTGCCGGCGAAGGCCGTGGCTTTCTGGTTGAGGTTGTCGCGCAAAGGCGCGCGCAGGATCAAGGCGTCCCCGGCATGGCCGCCCACCGTGATGCCCATGCTTTGGGTGATGGGGATCTGCCGGTGCAGGATTGCTTGCAGTTCCTGGAGAATGGCGTCCATCAAGTGAGCCGTGGTGCGTGAGAAGGGGGGCAAGCGAGCACCGCCCTCTCAGGGGAAGGGCGGTGCTCGGCGCTGCGGTGCTTACGCGGCGCCCAGCGCCGCGTGGGCGGCGGGCAGGGCGGCGCCCCGCTCGATGGGGGCGCGCATGCGGCTCAGCACGTCTTCCAGGGCACCCAGGCAGAAGAGCACGTTCTTCGGATTGGCGCCGTAGCCCATGAGGCCGATGCGCCAGATCTTGCCGGCCATGGGACCGAGGCCGGCGCCGATTTCCAGGTTGTAGTCCTGGAGCAGTTGCGCGCGCACGGCGGCGTCGTCCACGCCCTCGGGGATGCCGACGGCGTTCAGCTGGGGCAGGCGTTCGTCCTCCTTCACCACGAACTTGAGTCCCATGGCCTCGATGCCGGCCAGCAATGCCCGATGGGCATGGGCGTGGCGCGCCCAGGCGTTTTCCAGCCCCTCTTCCTGCAGGATCACCAATGCCTCGTGCAGGCCGTAGAGGGCGTTGATGGGCGCGGTGTGATGGTAGGCGCGCTTGGCGCCGCTGCCCCAGTAGCCCATCACCAGATTGAGATCCATGAACCAGCTCTGCACTTTGGTCTTGCGGTGCTTGATGCGCTCCATGGCCCGCTCGCTGAAGCTCACCGGCGACAGGCCGGGGGTGCAGGACAGGCACTTCTGCGTGCCGGAATAGACGGCGTCGATGCCCCATTCGTCCACCTTGACCGGCGTGCCGCCCAGGGAGGTCACCGTGTCCACGATGACCAGGCAGTCGTGGCGGTGGGCGATTTCCACCAGGGCCTTGGCGTCCGATTGGGCGCCGGTGGAGGTTTCGGCATGGACGAAGGCGACCAGCTTGGCGTCCGGGTGGGCCTGCAGGGCGTCTTTCAGCTTCTGCGGATCGACCGCGCTGCCCCAGGCATCCTCCACCATGACGGCGGTGCCGCCGCAGCGTTCCACGTTTTCCTTCATGCGCCCGCCGAAGACGCCGTTCTGGCAGACGATCACCTTGTCGCCCGGCTCCACCAGGTTCACGAAGCAGGTTTCCATGCCGGCGGAGCCGGGGCCGGATACCGGCATGGTGAGCTGGTTGCCGGTCTGGAAGGCGTACTGCAGGAGGCTTTTCAGCTCTTCCATCATGTCGACAAAGACCGGGTCCAGGTGGCCGATGGTGGGCCGGGACATGGCCTCCAGGACGCGGGGATTCACGTCGGAGGGGCCGGGGCCCATGAGGGTGCGAACGGGCGGATGAAAGGAATGGGTGCGCATCGGTCTCCTCATCTGATTATTTGAGCACAGTACTCGGGAATGCGGTGAGGATAAATTAAATGCGCCTGGACCGCTACCGCCGGGCGGCCCGGGCGACGCGGTGCCCTGCGGTGGGGGAGGCATCGCTTGCCGGTTGCGCCTGCGGCTTGCGGGCATGGCGCGGGCCAGGAGCAAGAAAATGGGCTTGCCGCTTGCGTATCAGGCAAGCGGCAAGCCCATGGCGCACCTTCAAGTGCTGCGCGATGTCGGCTTAGGCCGGGCAGGCGCCGTTCGGGAAGGGCGCGGCATTGGCCGCCGGTTTGGCGCTAGGGGTGGATCCCGCCGTGGGGCTGCTGGGCGAGACCGGAGCCGGTTGGACCGCCATGGTGGGTTCGGTGCCCGTGGTGCCGGTGCTGGCCTGGGCGGTGGAGCCGTCGCCCCCGCCGCCGCAAGCGGACAGGAGGGTGAGCGCGAAAAGGGGGGCTGCAAGAAGAGCCAAGGAGCGGTTACTGCGATTCGTGTTCTTCAATGGTTTCTACCTCTAGTCATGGTTCATGGTTGCACGATCTCCCTTTTTGCTGTTCTTATAGAAAATTTCGACAAGTCAATCAGACCAAAGTTCCAGCTCTGGAGCCGGCTATGGCAATGCATGGCCACTCGGGAGCGAGTATGATGTACCCACTGTCCGGCGAGGCCCACCCAGGCCGCCGGCCGCGCCGGCCGATTGTACGGAACGCCCTTGGACAAATAAAGGGCTGCCTTGGATCATCGTGTAAATAGGCGGTTTTTCAGAAAAGACAAGGCGGGATGGAATTCGAGAATCATAGGAGCGGACCGGTTCGCTCCTGCAGCTGAGCGCGGCACCGTACCCGCTCCAGGTGGAGGCGCTTATCGCTTTCTTTTGCAAGTCCGAAAAAAGTGCTACTTTTCAAGGCTCTCACAAAAACATTCCCGACCCACTGCACGTCCGATTCGCAACTGCTTGGCGCGAAGCCCTGTGCGCGCCGCCGCGGTAGATCTTCGAGAGGTCAGCCGGTGAACGAGCATGCCGCAGCTCCCGAGAAAGGGACGGTCGTACGGCCAAGCGCCTTTGCGGGCACGCGGTCCGTGCCGCCCGATCGCGGGCCGCCCGCCAGCACGGCGGCCCGGGCGCTGGCGTGGTCGTTCCGGCTCCTGGCTGGCCTGCTCCTGCTCTCCGCCCTTCTCTACGGGGTGCACGGCTGGTACGCCGAGAAGGGCGAAAAGCTGGACATGCTGCTGCGCTTGAGCGGCTTCACCGCCAAATCGGCGGACCAGTTCTTCGATCAGTATGCCCGTGCAGAGCACCAGTTGGGCCAGGAGCTGCTGGACAGCGCGGCTTGGCGGCAGCCGGCGCGGGCGCACGCGCTGCTGCTGCGCTTCAAGCGACTGCACCCGGAGCTGGCTTCCGTCAATCTCATCCGGCCCGACGGCCAGATCCTGGCATCGACCCTGGTGGCGCCGGGGCGGCCATTGCCGCACCTGCGCCGTTCGCCGCAGCTCTGGTCCCAGTTCCAGGCCACCATGGCCGGCAACAGGCTGCACGTGCTGCGGCCGCAGCACGGCCCCATCTCCAAGCAATGGATCATGCCGCTGCAGTATCCGGTGCGCGACGCCTCGGGTCGGTTGCAGTTCGTGTTGTCCGGCACCTTGCTGCTCAGCCAGCAGCAGGCGCTCTGGCGCAACGTGGCCCTGCCGGCTGGCACGGCCATGGGTTTGCTGCGCGCGGATGGCTATCTGGAAAGCCGCTGGCCGGTGCCGGGGGATGATTTGGCCACCCTCTACGGGCAGCCGCGCAAGGGACCACTGGTGCAAGCGCTGAAGGCGCGGCCGGAGCAGGTGCGCGGCACTTACCAGGGTGTGACGGATGTCGACGGGGAGTTCCGTCTGGGCGCCTACTATCGGCTGTCCGGCTATCCCCTGACCGCCTTCGTGGCCATGCCGATGCGGGCAGTGTGGCAGGCTTGGCTGGAACGGGTGCAGGTGCCCTTCGTGATTTTTGCCCTGATGGGCTTGGCCGGATTCGGCATCTACCGCCTGGCCCTGCGCTGGCAGGCGGTTTCCGAGCAGGAGCGCAAGCGGGTGGAGGAGTTGTCCACACGGCTCGGGCGCATCCTGGACAATTCCTTCAACGAGATCTACATCTTTGACGCGGCATCCCTGCGCTTCCTACAGGTGAGCCGGGGGGCGCTGCGCAATCTGGGGTACTCCATGGAGGAAATGGCCGGCATGACCGTCGCGGAGTTGAAGCCCCTGAGCATCGAGCAGTTCGAGGCACTGCTCGAGCCGCTGCGCAGCGGCAGACGCAATCAGGTGGTGTTCGAGTCCGCGCACCGGCGCAAGAACGGCAGCATCTACCCCGTGGAG
The DNA window shown above is from Thermithiobacillus tepidarius DSM 3134 and carries:
- a CDS encoding bifunctional metallophosphatase/5'-nucleotidase, which translates into the protein MKPPILLKLLPLLVLLLSQPALAGSGEVTLIHMGDLHGHLIPHANVREGGSGRAAGGLARLHARIQEIRAREPHSLLVNTGDTIQGSAEALFTRGQAMVDILNPFGIDAYVPGNWDYVYGSQRFRELFAGPAPKANWNAVAANLYYVSTDEDPYTFFPESAGKRVLPPYLIKQVGNLKVGILGFTSDRGPQTVGRMVSKGFVFTRGESELAQLIPILRQQERVDLLVVASELGLAQNVHLAETYPGIDVILSSDMHEETRKPVVTRGGTVIVEEGQDGTLLGELKVKVRNGRMAGWHWRMHDIDERVPEDPQVAARVKEVRKTFVAGPDFVQHINPINGTRLQRPIDTVVGYTQVPLHRANFTNAAMPAAIEGSSHDFLTDAFRAMAKADIGAMRGFRYGTQVAPGPIRMEDLYHFMPIGAQIGVVRIQGRFLKRQIENTANGVLDPDVGRWTGGWLFNYSGITMDFDPYKPQGFRASNIRVNGKPLDPEAIYSYAGYWYANDAELINGCDCPQIPGTFIRVVKDDSGEALDATEVVVRYLQTLPNKTADPQLRRIRLLNPLPKAAFGNTELQPLQGCRLP
- a CDS encoding NAD(P)H-hydrate epimerase — protein: MTELPRQLYRADQVRELDRIAIEAYGIPGAVLMERAGRAAFARLRARWPGARHVTVICGVGNNAGDGFVLACLAHEAGLTVTVLQVDDGARLRGDALAAQRRLQAAGVAVQPFAPARLQDADVLVDALFGTGLDRPLAGAWRAAVEVINAAPMPVLALDIPSGLHADTGTVLGAAVRAALTVTFIGLKLGMFLEAGPVCCGEILYDDLGVPAAVFERVQPAGFR
- a CDS encoding JDVT-CTERM domain-containing protein translates to MPIGAQIAVGEIQGRQLKAQMENAADGSLNPDVSIWSGGWLFGYSGVRADLHPYHSAGSRFSNVQVFNRQNQAWMPLDPNVTYTYASYYYDVDPKLVNLTPANHIRVLKDDGGRPLDATEVVVRYLQSLPNRTVTPELNRIRLLDPLPPPLFGNPEIQPLKGLDAANAPLPAGGRPPLQPASSGSAASGLAAGGSTAGGGCVLAAGTRFDPTLLGLLALSVLYLSRRRR
- a CDS encoding bifunctional metallophosphatase/5'-nucleotidase — its product is MRRLTPCFAILFLILAAVPAFAAGNGTVTLIQIGDLHGHLVPRPNVRSDSSGRLEGGLARLYTQIQEIRSRARDSLLINTGDTIQGSAETLFTRGQAMVDVLNRFGIDAFAPGNWDFLYGTQRFQELFCPASRKAPWHAVAANLYYDGAPYAAWSGQRVLPPYEIRPVGGLRIGILGFTTFRGIPILNSTTQGFKFTPGDAELAELIPVLREREKVDLVVMVSELGLADNIRLAESHPGVDVILSADMHEATIKPVVTKTGTIISEVGQDGTLLGELQLQVSNGKLSSWRWQAHVIDDRLAEDPGIAALVREVRKSFVSGPDFTPHINPFNGSVLKQPLDTVVGYTQVPLYRGNFSTEGMPGVIEGSSHDFLADAFRSMTGAEIGAIRGFRYGTHVAPVPSPWPISTTSCPLAPRSPSARSRDGN
- a CDS encoding Clp1/GlmU family protein, which encodes MDLDVPSAWARSADSILRRRRGRILVLGAVDRGKSSYCAFLGQRILAAGGTAAVVDADVGQKDIGPPACITLGYLEPGRPLAALAPAAFYFVGAVSPTGHLLPMLVGARRLLDESRAAFTVINTAGLIHGAGRVLAGYLIEALRPDVIVAIARGPELTAVLRAYRDQPVLHLTPSVRAVPKTPAQRRAAREAAFRRYFAGACEQVLPLGALLFQRGLLFTGKPLHDPAQVHAERTAEGVVSVPAGFERDRLCGLADRHGNGRGLALIQGIDFAAGRIALRTPVPSRAIRAVQWGDLRLDAEGRELERAAPIP
- a CDS encoding pyridoxal-phosphate-dependent aminotransferase family protein; translation: MRTHSFHPPVRTLMGPGPSDVNPRVLEAMSRPTIGHLDPVFVDMMEELKSLLQYAFQTGNQLTMPVSGPGSAGMETCFVNLVEPGDKVIVCQNGVFGGRMKENVERCGGTAVMVEDAWGSAVDPQKLKDALQAHPDAKLVAFVHAETSTGAQSDAKALVEIAHRHDCLVIVDTVTSLGGTPVKVDEWGIDAVYSGTQKCLSCTPGLSPVSFSERAMERIKHRKTKVQSWFMDLNLVMGYWGSGAKRAYHHTAPINALYGLHEALVILQEEGLENAWARHAHAHRALLAGIEAMGLKFVVKEDERLPQLNAVGIPEGVDDAAVRAQLLQDYNLEIGAGLGPMAGKIWRIGLMGYGANPKNVLFCLGALEDVLSRMRAPIERGAALPAAHAALGAA
- a CDS encoding ribonuclease Z gives rise to the protein MRALFHPQLVNEPFGDAGLYVDLLFERRALLFDLGEIQPLPPRKILRISHVFVSHTHMDHFMGFDRLLRICLGRDKGMQLFGPPAFIDQVEHKLAAYAWNLVHNYANDFTLTVTELHPDGTAQRAAFHVRTGFRREVLAGAVIEDDALLDEASFRVRCAFLDHRIPCLGFALEEKQHINVWKSRLAELGLPVGPWLHELKLAVARGLADDVPFRVWWRAADGLRERHLPLGLLKERLLRIVPGQKIGYVVDTICSEENAPRIVALVQGADQLFIETPFLHEDLAHARDKYHLTARQAGLLAREAGVKRLMPFHFSPRYLGREALLRQEAEAAFAR
- a CDS encoding YiiD C-terminal domain-containing protein: MDAILQELQAILHRQIPITQSMGITVGGHAGDALILRAPLRDNLNQKATAFAGSLNAVATLAGWGMLFVLLREMGVSAQVVIQESTIAYRRPVTRDFEAACRRPEARELEQFKKTLLKRGKARLALHAEIAADGEPAVVFHGRYVAELEGTA